In Fibrobacter sp. UWR2, the sequence ACCGGTGCTGCCGGTGCCGCCTCCTGTACAGGGGCGCTGTCGGCCGGGCCGTGGGAATGCAAGGAGAACGACATCATCTCCGCCTCGAACGAGAACACCTTGAGGGAGCGATCGAGACCGGCCTTCCTTAGACCGTCGGCGATAGTCGGGCTGTTGCTGAGAAGGGCAAGCATGCCACCCTTGCTAGAAAGTTCACTCTGGAACTGGACGAACGCATTGTAGGCATCGCTATAGACGAAATCCAGTCCCATCAGGTCGACCGCGACGAACTTATCGTCGGGATTGTCATCTATCAACTTGCGAACGTCCTTCTTGAACTGCTCGGCGTCAAACGCCCCGATAGGATTGAGAGGGGCGGACAACAAGTCAAAAATGCCAACTTCGCGATAGTTCTTCAATTGCGTCATATGCAGAAATATAAACTAAAAAATGGGGAAAGAGAAAAAAAACGGGCGAAAATCGTAAAAATCCGGCAACATAAGCTACTCTTCCCACTGTATACCGCCGGAGGGGCGAGTTTCCAGAACCTCATCGGAAGATTCCTGGGCTCCCGAAGCATTTTCCTCCACAACCGGTACTGCCGGAGCGTTCTCCTGCGGGGCCGGTCCATCCACGGCCTGCACCTCGGGTTCCTCGGGCTCCGCACCAAGAAGCGAGGTCGGGGCAGCAGCCGCAGGCCGTTCAGGCTCTGGCTTGGGCGCATGCGAGAACAGGTACGGACTGATACTCACGCTCACGCGGTGAACAGGAGAAAGTACCGGGTGCGATTCAAACGCATAGTCGACCCGCAGGAACTTCGCGATGACAAGACCCGCACCCGCGGTAAAGCTCTCGAAGGTGGTAAAGCTCGAAAGGCCCGCGCGCAGGCTAAGCCCGAAATCGAAATTGAACTCGATACCGGCATGCCCACCCGAAAGCCAATCAAGAGGGTCTTTCCAGAGGGGCTTTCCGCGAGACTCGTCCGTCTCGAACCCCAGGTCGCGCGGTTCATGCCTGAATACACCGGCACTCTGCCAGTAGAACCCGAACTTTCCGTACAGGTAGCGCACATCCAGGCCGTAACTGGCCGCAAGGTACAAGTCTGGGGCCGAGTACTCGAATTCGCCCGAACCCCACACCGAAGCAGAGGAGGTCCAACCCTTCAACAGGCCTGCGACATAGAGGTCATCCAGGATGCGATACCGCAAACCTGCATCGCCGCGGAAACCGAAACCGGACTGGTCCATATCACGATAGAGCAAATGGAATCCGACGCCTAGTTCGAAACGGCCGAAAAGCCTTTTGCCCCAAGTCGCCGAGAGCATCCAGTCTGCAATCGAAAGTGTCTCGTAGTCGCTGCCTTCAGGCAGCGGATCTCCCTCGCGGATATAGGGAATGTCATCGGCTCCGAAACGAGCAAAAGAAATTCCAAGTCCCTGGTCCAAGCCTAGCGGGATGGCAACAGATGCATAGTCGTACTGCGTGTCCTCAAAATATGCGGTGTGCGAGAAGTTCGCCCACAGGTAACGCACGTTGGCCAACTGGTACGGGTTAGATACAAGTCCTAGATAATCGCCATCCACGGCCATCGTCGCAGAACCGAGGGCAGCAGAACGCGCTCCGGGTTCCATGTTCATTGTCTCGTTCACTCCCGAGACAAAGGTCGCGGCGAAAGAGCAACATGGAAGCAACAGAACTATTTTTTTCAGGACATTCATTTTACACGACCAAGATAGATTATTTTTTACTGGAGAAATGCTCCTTAAAGACTATATACAAAATTTCTTGACCTACCTTTCGGGCCAACGGCGCTATTCCGAGCGCACGGTCGACACTTACCGCAAGTCTTTCGAGAAGTTTACCGCCATCGCGGGCGAAGACGCCCCCCTGGGCAGCTTCTCGGAGATGCTGCTCAAGACGTTCGTGTGGGACCTGAAGATGAAGCAGAAACTAGCACCGACAAGCATCTGCGAACACCTCGCGGCAATGAAAAGCTTCGGCAAGTATCTAGTCAAGAGCAAGATTCTCGAAAAGAACCCCGCAGGAAACATACCGATGCCCAAGCGCCCCAAGCGCCTGGTAAACGTACTTTCGCAAAAGGACCTGGCTGAAGAAAAATTCCCGGAACTGCCACCGAACCCGACACTCCCGCAAGTACGGGCTCGCCTACTGCTCGAACTCATCTACGGGTCGGGGCTGCGTATCTCGGAATGCCAGAGCCTCACGTGGGACCGCATCGACACAAGCGCAAAGCTCGTGCGCGTACTCGGCAAGGGCAACAAGGAGCGCATCGTGCCGCTCACCGAAAGCTTCATCGACCGCATCGAGAACTATAAGCAAATTCAGGTCCAGGCAGGGCACTTGCCTACCGCGAGAGGCTACGTGTTCCTAAGCGAAGACGGCAAGCCGTTCGGGCTACGCACACTCAGGAACGACATCCACGACCTGTTGCGGGAAATCGGCTGGGAGGGCAAGGCGAGTCCGCACGTGCTGCGCCACAGCTTCGCCACGCACCTGCTCGAAAACGGCGCCGAAATCATGAGCGTAAAGGAGATGCTCGGACACTCGAACATCTCCACCACCCAAGTCTACACACATGTAAATGCGGAACGCCTGAAGGCGGCGTTCAAGAAGACCCACCCGCGGGCTTAAAGTTTCATAATGCAGCGGACCGGGATAAGGGGCGATTCATTCACGCCATCTATGTTGAAGGTCAATGCTCCCATTACGTTGTAAGAAGAATTCGACCAATCCAATATCGTTACCATATACATGCCGTTCATGGAGCCCAACCACATATCGAACGACTCAGAACTGAAGCCCAACTGCGGTTCTACACGACCGAAATTATCTGTAGTTTTTCCCCAATGGAAAGAGCCTGTCGGTTTTGCTGAAAAGCCGTAAGCATTTATGCCCGGCAAGTCTCCCTTCCATTCCGTCGAGCGCAGGTAAACGGCGGCATTTGCCGACCCCCCAACGTTCTCTATAAGTTCAGAAAAATCGTTCTCGGTAGGCAATCTCCAGCCGTCGGGGCAAACAGTCCGGGATTCTTCATAAGTATAGTACCGGCCATTCTCCGAGCAGTTTTCATCGTCATCCCAGGAGCACTTACCCAGGCTGTCGTTTCCGTAATTCAGGTTCTCCGCC encodes:
- a CDS encoding STAS domain-containing protein — translated: MTQLKNYREVGIFDLLSAPLNPIGAFDAEQFKKDVRKLIDDNPDDKFVAVDLMGLDFVYSDAYNAFVQFQSELSSKGGMLALLSNSPTIADGLRKAGLDRSLKVFSFEAEMMSFSLHSHGPADSAPVQEAAPAAPVEPEPTPVASQNGYSMAEGEVRAERRTGHNRRFTKSFNAVVKDEKKLAAKGMNMPFEEESSSGKTVFFIILILLVLGGVVAYFLM
- a CDS encoding tyrosine-type recombinase/integrase produces the protein MLLKDYIQNFLTYLSGQRRYSERTVDTYRKSFEKFTAIAGEDAPLGSFSEMLLKTFVWDLKMKQKLAPTSICEHLAAMKSFGKYLVKSKILEKNPAGNIPMPKRPKRLVNVLSQKDLAEEKFPELPPNPTLPQVRARLLLELIYGSGLRISECQSLTWDRIDTSAKLVRVLGKGNKERIVPLTESFIDRIENYKQIQVQAGHLPTARGYVFLSEDGKPFGLRTLRNDIHDLLREIGWEGKASPHVLRHSFATHLLENGAEIMSVKEMLGHSNISTTQVYTHVNAERLKAAFKKTHPRA